The following is a genomic window from Niveispirillum cyanobacteriorum.
GCGCCTGGACATACCGATCCAGGCGCCTGTCGCCACGGGCGTTGCAGGCGGTCGGTATGCTGGCCGTGACATCGGGAACCGTCACTATCGCCGCGACGCAGTATGTGCTTAAGGACGGTTTTCTTTATGGGCCTGCCGGTCTGGCCCTATTCCCCACGGTGTCGGCGGTGGTGGTGACACGGGCTCGGCAGGCACCATTGGTCAATCTTCCTGGCTTCATCTTGGTGCTGGTGCTGCTGTGGGTGCAAGGGATTGAGGGTTTCACGCGTTTCAACGTCACCATGTTCGTTGGGACCGGCATTTTTGCCTCGTTCATCCTGGCACTCGCCCTGGAACACACTGCTCGCTATGGGTTTCAGCTTGAATTGAAGCTGGAGGAACAAGCCCATATCGATCCGCTGACCGGCATCGCCAATCGCCGCCGGCTAGAAGATCGGGCGCGGGAGGAGGTGGAACGTGCGCGTCGGTTCAACCGGCCCCTGTCGCTGATGATCATGGATCTGGACCATTTCAAGGGCGTCAATGACCGCCATGGGCACCCGTTCGGCGACAAGGTACTGCGGACCTTAGCCAAGGTGGGGCATGCAAATCTGCGTCAAACCGACCTGTTCGCGCGGGTGGGGGGCGAGGAATTCGTGGTGCTGATGCCGGAAACCACCCCGGACACGGCGGCACAGATTGCCGAACGCCTGCGCAGCCAGCTATCCGACACCCCCGTGACGGAAGAGGGTGTTACGACAACGGTAACACTCAGCATCGGCATTTCCGTCTATGGGCCGGAAGCGCAGACAGTGGAGGCGCTGATGGCCCAAGCTGACCGTGCCTTGTATGCCGCCAAAGCCCAGGGCCGCGACCGTGTGGTGATCAGTCGCGGAGGGCTGGGTTAGCGCGCCGACACAGGATATTCTGCGGGTTCTGACCCAACCGGAGTATCGAACGATGGATTTCGCTACCGCCGATCTGGTCGATGCACATGAGCCTGTGATCGCCAGTTGTTCCACGCAGTTTCGCAGTTTCGGGAGCTATGCCCGCTTCGCCGGCCCCATCCGCACCGTTCGCTGCCACCGCGACAACGCCTTGCTGAAATCAATCCTGTCCACGCCGGGCGATGGTGCCGTGCTGGTGGTGGATGGCGGCGGGTCGCTGGCATCGGCCCTGGTGGGCGATGTCATCGCGGGGCTGGCTGTCCGGAATGGCTGGTCGGGGATCATCGTCAACGGCGTGATCCGGGACAGCGTCGCCATATCGGCCTTGCCCCTGGGCCTGAAGGCCCTGGGCACCAATCCGCTGAAAAGTGCGAAAACCGGGGCGGGAGAGGCGGATGTGACCGTCGCTTTCGGTGACTGCACCTTCACGCCTGGCCACTGGGCCTATGCGGATGAGGACGGGGTGGTCGTTCTGCCCACCCCAGCCTGATCCTCACACTCACGGCGCCGGCGGTACGGCTTCTGCCGCCGGTGCCGCGACGGGGGCCGGCGGCAGGACCGTCAATGTGCCTGCCGCCGTACGAGCATAACGGCTGCCATCAATCAGATCGTCCAGGCGGGCCGACGGCAGGGTGAAGTTACCCTGGGTAACGGCACGCGCCAGATAGACCAGACGGAAATTGCCGCTGTCGGGCATCCCATCCAGAGCAGCCACAAACCGGTCGTCGCGGAATTCCACCAGGGCCGCTTCCGACAAGGTGCCCAGCCAGGACAGATCGCCCAACTGCGCGCTGCCGGCCAGCCGCACATTCTCCACCACCAGACCGGCAGGCAGCGGGTCGATCAGCAGCAGCGGACCCGTCAGCGGCTGTTCGGCCTTGCCCTCCAGCACCACGACCAGCAGGTCGCCGGCGCGGATGTTCTTCAGGTTGGCCGGCCTGCCCTTGCCATCCTTGAACTGCCGCGTCAGCGTCAGGCCACCCGTCGCTTCCGCCTTGTCAGGGGTAGACAGGATGCCGGCGATGGTGGTCAGAGTGCGGACCGGCGCATCGCCCTTGTTGGCGATGGACAGGGACGCGCCATCGGCCAGCGCGCGCAGCAGAGGGCCGTTATTGCCCGTTACCGCCTGCCCATCCACCGTCAGGTTCAGGGCCGGGCCGCGTGTGGCCAGCGCCTGTGCCGCCAGAAGCAGCCAAGCGCGTTCCTGCGTAGCCACCAGTGCCGGATCCCGCAGCATGCCGGCCAGGGCGTTTTCCTCTGCCTGGATGCGGGCGGGATCGGCACTGGCGGCAATGAGTAGGGCCAACGTCGCCGCCCGGTCACGCAGCGGACTGCCGAAATCGCGCACGCCCGCCACACCCGGTAACGGATCATCCAGACGCGACAGGATGTCACCCGCCCGTTGGCCATCGCCCAGGATGGCGAAGGCAGCGGCAATCTGCGCCCGCGCTAGTCTAGTCGGTACGCGCGCCTGGAACGTCTCCTGGAAGAAGCGCACCGGCGTAGCATCAATAGCGCGGGCACGTGCCGCGACATAGAGCGCATAGGCGCGTGCCGGCAGTTCCGCATCCTCCACCCAGCTATTGCCGATGGAGCGGACCAGCCAATCCATGCCGCGGCGATAGCCATCTTCGGGCACAGTGAACCCCGCCTCCCGCGCGCGGGTCAGCACGTCGAGTGCAAAAGCCGTCAGCCAAGGGTCAGCAGGGCCTTCATGCGACCAGAGAGAGAAGGCACCGTCGGCCCGCTGACGTCCGATCAGCCGTTCGACCAGATCGTCTGCCTTGGCCTTCAACTTCTCATCCGCCGGAAGACCCAAGGCCTTCTGCCAGTCATTGGCACCGGGCAGCGGCAACAGGCGCGAGGCAATCTGATCCGCCGACCCGAAGGGCCGCGCATCGATCAGCAGCAGATGGGTCAGTGCATCCAGCGTGTCATGCGTACTTGCCATGGCCAGCTTCCAGGAGGCACCGGCGATGGCCCCATCCGGTTTCGGCACCGACAGGGAGGCCGTCTGGCCGGGCGCGATCTGACCGCGAACCTGCGTGGCCGCGACGGCATGGGCCGGGCGGATATTGAGGGGGAAGCGGCGGGTCAGGCTGTAGCCTTCGGGGCCCGTCACATTGACAACCAGTACGCCATAGCCGGGATCACCCGCCACCAGGGTGCGGTCGATGGACAGTTTGCGGCCCCGCGCCAGGGCCTGGAAGCTGGTTTCGGCCTTACCGCCTTCCAGCTTAACCGGCCCTTCCGCCGTCAATGACACCTTGTAGGCCCCTCGCACGGGACCCGACACATTTTCCAGGTTCAGGGCGATGCGCGCCCTGTCACCGGGTGCCAGGAAGCCCGGCAGGGTCATGTCGGTGGCGATATCGTCGCGCACATCCAAGGCACCCTTGCCCACGCCCACCTTGGCATCTGACCAGGCGACGGCGGTCAGGGACAGGCGGCCCGCCATATCGGGCAGGACCAGATTAACCTCCGCCTTACCATCGGCACCGACCGTCACCACGCCGGAATGCAATGCCGTCACGGGACCGCTGCGCGGCGCCGTTGTGATACGGGTACCGCCCTTTTCCTTATCGCCACCATTGGCGGGCGCGGGGGCGGCGGTATTGTCGGGATTGACCAGACGGCCATAGACATCGCGCAGCTCTACGGCCAGCCGGCGCTTGCCCAGGAACCAGCCGACCGGATCGACTGTCTGGGTTTCCGGCAGGCGGGCCACGCTTTCATCCACCGCCGTCACCAGCAGGCGGATGGTCGATCCCGGCTCCGCCCCCGTCACCGTCACAGGCAGCTTCACGCTCCCGCGCGGATGCACCGCCGGCTGTTCGGCGATGGCGACCGACAGGGAACGGTCGGCGGGATCGACGGCGACCCAGCCCATGCCCAAGGCGCGGCGCGGCGGCGTACGATTACCGGCGTCGGCGGGCGCGAACGACGTGGCCAGCACATAGGCACCGGCAGTGATGTCTTCGGGCAGCGGCAGTTCGACGAAAGCCCCCTCCGTCCCTATCTCGCTGACCAGCGTGT
Proteins encoded in this region:
- the rraA gene encoding ribonuclease E activity regulator RraA encodes the protein MDFATADLVDAHEPVIASCSTQFRSFGSYARFAGPIRTVRCHRDNALLKSILSTPGDGAVLVVDGGGSLASALVGDVIAGLAVRNGWSGIIVNGVIRDSVAISALPLGLKALGTNPLKSAKTGAGEADVTVAFGDCTFTPGHWAYADEDGVVVLPTPA
- a CDS encoding alpha-2-macroglobulin family protein, translating into MFPPVIRIPINMPRIPALLFATGLLLAPAALAAQEGAPPPAAPPKAGPETRPFELTGVEIAAERDKPQACFAFSRPLPRPRGRSNELTRFVTVEPAQGVSIAVRDQSLCLDGLKHGQRYAVTINAGLPAAGAKEKLSDAISRDLAVPDRKPSLSFRGQGYILPRVDAEGLPLRGVNVERARLTVLRLNDRALVEQLYYGRSNQTMTEFEIGDVLDQKGEKVWRGEMAIGGERNKAAQIAFPIDAVIGDLAPGVYVAVAEDAALSFQAWDKRATQWFVVSDLGLTSFKAGNGLYVFARSLSSAKPQAGVELRLVARDKRELGRAVTGADGLARFDGAQVGGANEAAPQALFASTPDGGFSLLDFGAPAVELIGKGDGGRLLTGNADAYLFPERGAYRPGDPVWLTALLRDADAKALPGQKLTFKVVRPDGLEVERRLVDDGGAGAHVWRVELPANAPSGRWTATAHLDPNGPPVGQTRFNVGEVAPARVGFDLTADRARIGADGKVGLTVDARYLTGGAAGLLPGEITLTLRPTDKPRAGLDGYRFGLAQQSLAPERRALPGFTTGADGKAVLTFDLGKLPDTSRRLEAVLRATLHDVGGRSVDKELVLPVEFQPFALGLKPNFSGDAVPEGATVAIDVLAVAPDGQKLARNGLTWDLFEEEYDYEWYAADGRWEYRTIVKDRRLTGGSINVAAGQPATIEEQVRAGRYRLEVFDPATGIASSVRFSAGWWVSAKLVDTPDAVEVKVQEPLHKPGQKVRVFVRPPYAGTVAIALADRAIRHTLVSEIGTEGAFVELPLPEDITAGAYVLATSFAPADAGNRTPPRRALGMGWVAVDPADRSLSVAIAEQPAVHPRGSVKLPVTVTGAEPGSTIRLLVTAVDESVARLPETQTVDPVGWFLGKRRLAVELRDVYGRLVNPDNTAAPAPANGGDKEKGGTRITTAPRSGPVTALHSGVVTVGADGKAEVNLVLPDMAGRLSLTAVAWSDAKVGVGKGALDVRDDIATDMTLPGFLAPGDRARIALNLENVSGPVRGAYKVSLTAEGPVKLEGGKAETSFQALARGRKLSIDRTLVAGDPGYGVLVVNVTGPEGYSLTRRFPLNIRPAHAVAATQVRGQIAPGQTASLSVPKPDGAIAGASWKLAMASTHDTLDALTHLLLIDARPFGSADQIASRLLPLPGANDWQKALGLPADEKLKAKADDLVERLIGRQRADGAFSLWSHEGPADPWLTAFALDVLTRAREAGFTVPEDGYRRGMDWLVRSIGNSWVEDAELPARAYALYVAARARAIDATPVRFFQETFQARVPTRLARAQIAAAFAILGDGQRAGDILSRLDDPLPGVAGVRDFGSPLRDRAATLALLIAASADPARIQAEENALAGMLRDPALVATQERAWLLLAAQALATRGPALNLTVDGQAVTGNNGPLLRALADGASLSIANKGDAPVRTLTTIAGILSTPDKAEATGGLTLTRQFKDGKGRPANLKNIRAGDLLVVVLEGKAEQPLTGPLLLIDPLPAGLVVENVRLAGSAQLGDLSWLGTLSEAALVEFRDDRFVAALDGMPDSGNFRLVYLARAVTQGNFTLPSARLDDLIDGSRYARTAAGTLTVLPPAPVAAPAAEAVPPAP
- a CDS encoding GGDEF domain-containing protein; amino-acid sequence: MGFLLPTFDDATEQRFDVWRASRLNDALSAPVAIGALAMFSFLLWDWLLDPTQFYACIAIRTVGTLAMLWCAWTYRSRRLSPRALQAVGMLAVTSGTVTIAATQYVLKDGFLYGPAGLALFPTVSAVVVTRARQAPLVNLPGFILVLVLLWVQGIEGFTRFNVTMFVGTGIFASFILALALEHTARYGFQLELKLEEQAHIDPLTGIANRRRLEDRAREEVERARRFNRPLSLMIMDLDHFKGVNDRHGHPFGDKVLRTLAKVGHANLRQTDLFARVGGEEFVVLMPETTPDTAAQIAERLRSQLSDTPVTEEGVTTTVTLSIGISVYGPEAQTVEALMAQADRALYAAKAQGRDRVVISRGGLG